One Streptomyces fagopyri DNA window includes the following coding sequences:
- a CDS encoding 4'-phosphopantetheinyl transferase family protein, producing the protein MIEELLPDSVVSVEALGDDAAEGVRLYPEEEVLAASFVHKRRSEFAAVRGCARQAMEKLGVAPRAIARGDSGEPVWPAGLIGSMTHCEGYRAASLARSGDLASLGIDAEPHEELPEDVIVSVALPTENERLRRLAERDPSVHWDRLLFSAKESVYKAWFPLMAQWLDFLEADIDLFEDGGPVPHGAGAGAFAPRRSTAGPATRVPAVTRGPVARGPLTDDSVSRGSVTGDSATGGSLAGPVTGGSARSGGFRAALLVPGPVVGGRRIQSFDGRWTVRQGLLATAVTVPGGHGAA; encoded by the coding sequence GTGATCGAGGAGCTGCTCCCGGACTCGGTCGTGAGCGTGGAGGCGCTCGGTGACGACGCGGCCGAGGGAGTGCGGCTGTATCCCGAGGAAGAGGTGCTCGCGGCGTCGTTCGTACACAAACGGCGCAGTGAGTTCGCCGCCGTGCGCGGCTGTGCCCGGCAGGCCATGGAGAAACTCGGGGTGGCGCCGCGCGCCATCGCCCGCGGGGACAGCGGAGAGCCGGTCTGGCCGGCGGGGCTGATCGGCAGCATGACCCACTGTGAGGGCTACCGCGCCGCGTCCCTCGCCCGCTCCGGGGACCTGGCCTCCCTCGGCATCGACGCCGAACCGCACGAGGAGCTTCCCGAGGACGTCATCGTCTCGGTGGCGCTGCCCACGGAGAACGAACGCCTGCGCCGGCTGGCGGAGCGGGATCCGTCCGTGCACTGGGACCGGCTGCTCTTCAGCGCCAAGGAGTCGGTCTACAAGGCGTGGTTCCCCCTCATGGCGCAGTGGCTGGACTTCCTGGAGGCGGACATCGACCTCTTCGAGGACGGCGGCCCGGTGCCGCACGGCGCCGGAGCGGGGGCCTTCGCGCCCAGGAGGTCCACGGCGGGGCCCGCGACGAGAGTGCCCGCCGTGACCAGGGGGCCGGTGGCCAGAGGTCCGCTGACAGACGACTCCGTGTCCAGGGGCTCGGTGACCGGGGACTCCGCGACCGGGGGTTCCCTGGCGGGTCCCGTCACCGGCGGGTCCGCGCGCTCCGGCGGATTCCGGGCCGCGCTCCTGGTACCGGGACCGGTGGTCGGCGGGCGCCGGATCCAGTCCTTCGACGGACGGTGGACCGTCCGGCAGGGCCTGCTGGCCACGGCCGTCACCGTGCCCGGCGGGCACGGCGCGGCCTAG
- a CDS encoding NAD(P)/FAD-dependent oxidoreductase codes for MSNPASAPRAAATDDHTPASGRAVVIGAGAAGLLAAAALHTYADVIVVERDVLPAGPEPRKGLPQARHAHPLWSGGARAVEELLPGVTAAWLAAGARRVPLPTGLVTLSARGWLRRWPETEFMISCSRDLLDSVLREQVARTERVTVLDGTELLGLLGDASRVSGVRVRTSDGTERVLEADLVVDASGRGSRSTAWLDALGVPQAPMEEIDSGLAFASRVFLAPAGTGDFPVVSVQPDPARPEPARSAIVVPLEGERWLVTLSGTRGGQPTASAEEFELFARGVRHPVVGELIAHARPLTDVVLTRSTINRRHHFEKVRDWPEGFVALGDSVATYNPVYGHGMSVAAQGAVALRGQVAEYGISAPGLARRAQRAVALPVAVAWELATGTDIRYPEAIGEQPGVARKLFGRYMARLTRTAAGSPPVARALLSVITLSAPLTALVRPEMLLAVLRGPRRPPLTEPPLTADERAVVFSAPEPAVTPTAG; via the coding sequence ATGAGCAATCCCGCTAGCGCCCCCCGGGCCGCGGCAACGGACGACCACACCCCGGCCTCCGGTCGGGCCGTGGTCATCGGTGCCGGGGCGGCCGGCCTGCTGGCCGCCGCGGCCCTCCACACGTACGCCGACGTCATCGTCGTCGAGCGTGACGTCCTGCCCGCCGGGCCCGAACCGCGCAAGGGCCTGCCCCAGGCCCGTCACGCCCACCCGCTGTGGTCCGGCGGTGCCCGCGCCGTGGAGGAACTGCTCCCCGGTGTCACCGCCGCCTGGCTGGCCGCGGGCGCCCGCCGGGTACCGCTGCCGACCGGACTGGTCACCCTGTCGGCGCGGGGCTGGCTGCGGCGCTGGCCCGAGACGGAGTTCATGATCTCGTGCAGCCGCGATCTGCTCGACTCGGTGCTGCGTGAACAGGTCGCGCGCACGGAGCGGGTGACGGTCCTGGACGGCACGGAGCTGCTCGGACTGCTGGGTGACGCCTCCCGCGTGAGCGGAGTGCGGGTGCGGACGTCGGACGGCACCGAGCGCGTCCTGGAGGCCGATCTGGTGGTGGATGCCTCGGGACGGGGATCCCGGTCCACCGCGTGGCTCGACGCGCTGGGCGTTCCGCAGGCGCCGATGGAGGAGATCGATTCCGGACTCGCCTTCGCCAGCCGGGTGTTCCTGGCGCCGGCCGGCACCGGCGACTTCCCGGTGGTGAGTGTGCAGCCCGACCCGGCGCGGCCCGAGCCCGCGCGGTCCGCGATCGTCGTGCCCCTGGAGGGCGAACGCTGGCTGGTGACGCTCTCCGGCACCCGCGGCGGACAGCCGACCGCCTCCGCCGAGGAGTTCGAGCTGTTCGCCCGCGGCGTCCGGCACCCCGTGGTGGGCGAGTTGATCGCGCACGCGCGGCCGCTCACGGACGTGGTGCTGACCCGCAGCACGATCAACCGGCGGCACCATTTCGAGAAGGTACGGGACTGGCCCGAGGGGTTCGTCGCGCTCGGCGACTCCGTCGCCACGTACAACCCCGTCTACGGACACGGCATGTCGGTGGCCGCCCAGGGTGCGGTGGCGCTGCGCGGGCAGGTCGCCGAGTACGGGATCTCGGCACCCGGGCTCGCGCGGCGGGCGCAGCGTGCGGTGGCCCTCCCGGTGGCGGTCGCCTGGGAACTGGCCACCGGAACGGACATCCGCTACCCCGAGGCGATCGGTGAGCAGCCCGGCGTCGCGCGGAAACTGTTCGGCCGTTACATGGCACGGCTGACGCGTACCGCGGCCGGAAGTCCGCCGGTCGCGCGGGCCCTCCTCTCCGTGATCACCCTCTCCGCGCCGCTGACCGCCCTCGTGAGACCCGAGATGCTCCTCGCGGTGCTGCGCGGTCCGCGGCGTCCTCCGCTCACCGAGCCGCCGCTCACGGCCGACGAACGCGCCGTGGTGTTCAGCGCGCCGGAGCCCGCGGTGACGCCGACGGCGGGCTGA
- a CDS encoding alpha/beta fold hydrolase: MADVPPRRPRRNLRLRSVGGAELRLQHRVVHGYRRAYRVAGEGPALVLIHGIGDSSATWADLIPDLARTHTVIAPDLLGHGASDKPRADYSVAAYANGVRDLLTTLDIESATLVGHSLGGGVAMQFAYQFPDRTERLILVSAGGVGGEVNPVLRAVSLPGADLLLSTLRLPGMRIQVSLFLRLMKLLDTDLGQDAPELLNLVDALPDATSRSAFIRTLRAVVDWRGQSVTMLDRCYLTEGMPTMLLWGDRDSVVPVRHAYGAHRAMPGSRLEIFEGAGHFPFHSDPARFLDLVEEFTSTTSPADWSREHWRELLRAGRPGTTVGQPDTAHNRAVERDLREASERSAT; encoded by the coding sequence GTGGCCGACGTACCGCCTCGGCGTCCGAGGCGCAACCTGCGACTGCGTTCGGTGGGCGGCGCGGAACTGCGCCTGCAGCATCGCGTCGTGCACGGCTACCGGCGTGCGTACCGCGTGGCGGGCGAGGGCCCCGCGCTGGTCCTCATCCACGGCATCGGCGACTCCTCCGCGACCTGGGCCGACCTGATCCCGGACCTCGCCCGCACCCACACGGTGATCGCGCCCGACCTGCTGGGCCACGGGGCCTCCGACAAGCCGCGTGCCGACTACTCGGTGGCCGCGTACGCCAACGGGGTTCGCGACCTGCTGACCACGCTCGACATCGAGTCCGCCACCCTGGTCGGTCACTCGCTCGGCGGAGGCGTCGCGATGCAGTTCGCCTATCAGTTCCCCGACCGTACGGAACGGCTGATCCTGGTCAGCGCCGGTGGCGTCGGCGGCGAGGTCAACCCGGTGCTGCGGGCCGTCTCGCTGCCGGGCGCCGACCTCTTGCTGTCCACACTGCGGCTGCCCGGCATGAGAATCCAAGTGAGTCTGTTCTTACGCCTGATGAAGCTCCTCGACACCGACCTGGGCCAGGACGCGCCGGAACTGCTGAACCTCGTGGACGCCCTGCCCGACGCGACCTCCCGCAGCGCGTTCATCCGGACCCTGCGCGCCGTGGTCGACTGGCGCGGCCAGTCGGTCACCATGCTCGACCGCTGTTATCTGACCGAGGGAATGCCCACGATGCTGCTGTGGGGCGACCGGGACAGCGTGGTGCCGGTGCGGCACGCGTACGGGGCGCACCGGGCGATGCCCGGCAGTCGGCTGGAGATCTTCGAGGGTGCGGGCCACTTTCCGTTCCACAGTGACCCGGCGCGCTTCCTCGACCTCGTCGAGGAGTTCACCAGCACGACCAGTCCGGCCGACTGGAGCCGCGAGCACTGGCGGGAACTGCTGCGCGCCGGGCGCCCCGGTACGACGGTGGGGCAGCCGGACACCGCGCACAACCGGGCCGTGGAACGGGACCTGCGGGAGGCGAGCGAACGCAGCGCGACCTGA